TAATCACCTGCCAAAACCATGATCAAAAACATGATCAAAAAAGAGAAGAACCCAACTTCTTCAAGTTTACTTGAAAGATTGAGTCCTTCTCTTTTTAATATGCTCGCTTTTGCAAGACAATATGTAATGACCTCGCTTTTGTAGCTGTGTCATTTTTATTTAGTAGATTTGCCGTCCGTCACGCAAGTTTTGCTAATTTTATTACTTGGAGAGCTTGCTCTCTCTGTAGATGATATCTGATCTTGCTGGTCCGTTGCTGACCATTGTGATAGGATATCCAATCTGTTCCTCGATGAATTCGATATAGTTACGGCACTTCTCAGGAAGATCTTCATACTTCTTGATGCCGCGAATCTCGCATTTCCAACCTGGAAGAGTCTTGTAAACAGGCTTAGCCTTGTCGAGAAGGTGAGTAACAGGGAATTCTGTTGTAACTTCTCCGTCAATGTCGTAGCCTACACAAACAGGAATCTCATCAAGATAGCCCAGAACATCAAGAACTGTGAAAGCAACATCTGTTGTGCCCTGGAGTCTGCAGCCATACTTACTTGCTACGCAGTCATACCAACCAACACGTCTTGGTCTTCCTGTAGTTGCGCCATACTCACCACCGTCGCCACCACGTCTTCTAAGTTCCTCAGCCTCATCTCCGAAGAGCTCTGAAACAAATGCGCCTGCACCAACAGCGGAAGAGTAAGCCTTGGATACAGTAACAACCTGCTTGATCTCGTAAGGAGGAATACCTGCACCGATCGCACCATAAGCTGCAAGTGGTGATGAAGAAGTAACCATAGGATAAATACCGTGGTCAGGATCCTTCATGGTTCCAAGCTGACCCTCGAGGAGGATTGTCTTACCTTCCTTGATAGCCTTATCGAGATAAAGAGCTACATTACCGATGTAAGGCTTAACCTGTTCTCTCCATTCAACAATCTGGTTGAAAAGAGCTTCCTGATCGATAGGATCTGAGTGATAGAGATTAACAAGGAGAACATCCTTGATCTCAGCAACTCGTGCAATTTTCTCCTTGATAGCTGCATCATCCTGGAAGAACTCGTTGATCTGCCAGCCAAT
The sequence above is a segment of the Butyrivibrio proteoclasticus B316 genome. Coding sequences within it:
- a CDS encoding adenylosuccinate synthase, with amino-acid sequence MVKAVVGANWGDEGKGKITDTLSDQADVVIRFQGGANAGHTIVNDYGKFALHTMPSGVFHQNIMNIIGNGVAFDITKFMKELSEITSKGVPAPQIMISDRVQVMMPYHVLFDTLEEARLAGKSFGSTKSGIAPFYSDKYSKIGWQINEFFQDDAAIKEKIARVAEIKDVLLVNLYHSDPIDQEALFNQIVEWREQVKPYIGNVALYLDKAIKEGKTILLEGQLGTMKDPDHGIYPMVTSSSPLAAYGAIGAGIPPYEIKQVVTVSKAYSSAVGAGAFVSELFGDEAEELRRRGGDGGEYGATTGRPRRVGWYDCVASKYGCRLQGTTDVAFTVLDVLGYLDEIPVCVGYDIDGEVTTEFPVTHLLDKAKPVYKTLPGWKCEIRGIKKYEDLPEKCRNYIEFIEEQIGYPITMVSNGPARSDIIYRESKLSK